A part of Blastopirellula marina genomic DNA contains:
- the rlmKL gene encoding bifunctional 23S rRNA (guanine(2069)-N(7))-methyltransferase RlmK/23S rRNA (guanine(2445)-N(2))-methyltransferase RlmL: protein MNESSPLNFLATTAFGIEAVTARELQQLGYQTEILGSGRVRFQGTLTDAMRANLWLRTADRVLIEVAQIPAGDFDALFEGVKEIAWENYIDVEGAFPVKGRSYQSQLTSVPAIQRSTKRAVVERLQAAHNAELPETGATYTIEVAIAKDVATLTIDTSGAGLSRRGYLDEQRFAPMKSTLAAALVQLSHWNRERPLLDPFCGSGIILIEAALIGKNIAPGLLRDFALIDWPTVDQDAWLDMLEDARALQVETLPETIVGYDDDPSALRLARQQAMSAGVDQHIHFQKQSFNELTSKRKYGCVITSPPYDDHSRARRMEWDKYRSFPDVLRRLPTWSFFILTAFPEMERAMGQEANRRRKMYNGRVECHYFQYHGPPPPKKDERPAKEDSLSDEATIEETPKPKRTITPAFGGLDEKAREQAQLLKNRLVKRARHFRRWPKRGIHCYRLYERDIPEIPLVIDIYHDYLHITDYDRPHDRTPAQYADWLDNLAEAARESLEIPEGHVFVKHRTRQAGNTQHEKVSDDSKIVVVEEGGLKFEVNLSDYVDTGLFLDHRNLRAKFREEAAGKRVLNLFCYTGAFSVYAAAGGAISTTSVDLNGNYLDWAGRNFQLNGLSIAKHYFIRADVMQYLPDQPPGAKFDLAIVDVPTFSNSKKTDDVFDVQQDHVELIQRTLGLMSPDGVLYFSNNFRRFKLDEEALGGLSIREISKHTVPEDFRNQRIHRCWRISKV, encoded by the coding sequence GTGAACGAATCGTCTCCTCTCAATTTCCTGGCCACCACTGCCTTTGGTATCGAAGCGGTCACCGCACGCGAGCTGCAGCAGTTGGGCTATCAAACCGAGATTCTCGGTTCGGGGCGCGTGCGATTTCAGGGGACCCTCACGGATGCCATGCGAGCCAATCTGTGGCTGCGAACAGCTGATCGTGTGTTGATTGAAGTCGCTCAGATTCCGGCTGGTGATTTCGATGCGTTGTTCGAGGGCGTGAAAGAGATCGCCTGGGAAAACTACATCGATGTCGAAGGCGCGTTCCCGGTCAAGGGACGTAGCTACCAGTCGCAACTGACGAGTGTCCCTGCGATTCAGCGAAGCACCAAGCGTGCGGTGGTCGAGCGACTTCAAGCGGCCCACAACGCCGAGCTGCCGGAAACGGGGGCGACCTACACCATCGAAGTCGCGATCGCCAAGGACGTGGCGACGTTAACGATTGATACCTCGGGAGCTGGCCTCAGTCGACGTGGTTACCTCGACGAGCAACGATTCGCCCCCATGAAATCGACCCTGGCGGCGGCGCTCGTCCAGCTTAGTCACTGGAATCGAGAACGACCGCTCCTAGATCCATTTTGTGGCAGTGGCATTATTCTGATCGAAGCTGCACTGATCGGCAAAAACATTGCTCCCGGATTGCTGCGCGACTTTGCCTTGATCGATTGGCCAACGGTCGATCAAGATGCCTGGCTCGATATGCTTGAAGATGCCCGAGCTCTGCAAGTCGAGACGTTACCGGAAACGATCGTCGGCTATGACGACGATCCTTCTGCGCTTCGTTTGGCGCGGCAGCAAGCGATGTCGGCGGGAGTCGATCAACACATTCACTTTCAAAAGCAGTCATTCAACGAACTGACCAGCAAGCGAAAATATGGCTGTGTAATCACCAGCCCACCGTATGACGATCACTCACGTGCTCGCCGTATGGAATGGGATAAGTATCGCAGTTTTCCCGATGTTTTACGTCGGTTACCCACTTGGTCGTTCTTCATTCTCACGGCGTTTCCTGAGATGGAACGAGCGATGGGACAAGAAGCGAATCGCCGACGGAAGATGTACAACGGACGTGTTGAGTGCCATTACTTTCAATATCATGGACCTCCGCCACCGAAGAAGGACGAACGACCAGCCAAGGAAGATTCGTTAAGTGACGAAGCCACCATCGAGGAGACCCCGAAGCCAAAGCGAACTATCACTCCGGCGTTTGGTGGACTCGATGAGAAAGCTCGCGAACAGGCTCAACTGCTGAAGAATCGGTTGGTGAAGCGAGCCCGGCATTTCCGACGTTGGCCGAAGCGGGGCATCCATTGTTATCGCCTGTACGAACGAGATATCCCTGAGATTCCGCTCGTGATCGATATCTATCACGATTACCTGCATATTACGGACTACGATCGACCGCATGATCGAACGCCGGCTCAGTATGCCGACTGGCTCGACAATCTGGCCGAGGCTGCCCGAGAGTCGCTTGAAATTCCCGAAGGACATGTTTTCGTCAAGCATCGCACGCGTCAGGCGGGTAACACCCAACATGAGAAGGTTTCGGATGATTCGAAGATCGTGGTCGTCGAAGAAGGGGGGCTCAAGTTCGAGGTCAACTTGTCAGACTACGTCGATACCGGCCTGTTTCTCGATCACCGCAATCTGCGAGCCAAGTTCCGCGAGGAAGCCGCCGGTAAACGTGTGCTGAATCTATTCTGCTACACCGGCGCATTCAGCGTGTACGCAGCTGCGGGCGGGGCGATCTCGACGACTAGTGTCGATCTAAACGGTAACTACCTGGACTGGGCTGGTCGTAATTTCCAGCTGAACGGGCTATCGATCGCTAAGCATTACTTCATTCGAGCCGATGTGATGCAGTACCTGCCTGATCAACCGCCAGGAGCCAAATTTGACCTGGCAATTGTCGACGTCCCGACGTTTTCTAACAGTAAGAAGACAGACGACGTCTTCGACGTGCAGCAAGATCATGTCGAGCTAATCCAAAGGACGTTGGGATTGATGAGCCCCGATGGCGTCCTTTACTTCTCAAACAACTTCCGTCGCTTCAAACTGGACGAAGAGGCCCTTGGGGGGCTGTCGATTCGGGAAATCTCGAAGCACACGGTGCCTGAAGACTTCCGCAATCAGCGTATTCACCGCTGCTGGCGAATCAGCAAGGTGTGA
- a CDS encoding DUF1559 domain-containing protein produces the protein MKPLAHALLIGFLSATMAFPPPALMAQEPAAAAPDKLIGLGYIPENAVGVAQLQADRFLQDKFVQAYPVEVAKAFGDLYLGFNPMEITALTVAVTAPSQQMPQPGVLAVVKTSETLDPETFFAGIDEVVDQVVSEEDITDHFPTLKGKAFYTQAIPMDYCCAHMLDEHTFIIGTMGLVSTVVKAGPNADLTAPAKMLAEGNQGSDVMAIFNVGAVRDLANQALSRQEIPPPFGMFKQIPNYTESVSVQMTCFDGFSAMLKINGVDEPSAKRLEVMIQSAMDMGKQVTMMQANEMLQSDDEIQVAMGKYQQRVTAKMFDALTPTREGKSLVLKVEQDKDSIAGANVAVIGILVALLLPAVQQARSAARRMQSSNNMKQIGLAMHNYHDTFGKLPAQASTDKDGKKLLSWRVHILPFVEQQALYEQFHLDEPWDSEHNKKLIANMPGVYRNPKSNAPENETTYLVPVGKDLAFEEPTKETREKFPLGTRFAQFTDGLSNTAMAVNVADEASVIWTKPDDLEVDLQNPWNHLDDTAPEGIQVLFCDGSVQMLSPNTTAKFLQLLFQRNDGQPLPR, from the coding sequence ATGAAACCACTAGCTCATGCACTCCTGATCGGTTTTCTTTCCGCCACCATGGCATTTCCACCGCCGGCACTTATGGCCCAAGAACCTGCCGCGGCGGCGCCCGATAAACTCATTGGTTTAGGGTACATTCCAGAAAACGCCGTCGGTGTGGCTCAATTACAGGCCGATCGATTTCTGCAGGACAAGTTTGTCCAGGCATACCCGGTCGAAGTCGCAAAAGCATTTGGCGATTTGTACTTGGGCTTCAACCCGATGGAGATCACCGCGCTGACGGTTGCGGTGACCGCTCCTTCCCAGCAGATGCCACAACCGGGCGTCCTGGCAGTTGTGAAGACCTCGGAAACACTAGATCCAGAGACCTTCTTCGCTGGCATCGACGAGGTGGTCGACCAGGTTGTGAGCGAAGAAGATATCACCGACCACTTTCCCACGCTGAAAGGGAAGGCCTTCTACACGCAGGCAATTCCGATGGATTACTGCTGTGCCCATATGTTGGACGAGCACACCTTCATCATCGGCACGATGGGATTGGTTTCGACGGTCGTAAAAGCAGGACCCAATGCCGATCTAACTGCGCCTGCCAAGATGCTGGCCGAAGGCAATCAAGGCTCGGACGTCATGGCGATCTTCAACGTTGGTGCGGTACGAGATCTTGCTAACCAGGCCCTTAGTCGACAGGAAATCCCGCCTCCATTCGGCATGTTTAAGCAAATCCCGAACTATACAGAATCGGTGTCGGTTCAAATGACCTGCTTCGATGGTTTCTCAGCCATGCTGAAAATCAACGGCGTCGACGAACCCTCGGCCAAGCGATTGGAAGTCATGATCCAATCGGCGATGGACATGGGTAAGCAGGTCACCATGATGCAAGCCAACGAGATGCTGCAAAGCGATGATGAGATTCAAGTCGCGATGGGTAAGTACCAGCAGCGCGTGACCGCCAAGATGTTCGACGCACTGACACCTACCCGCGAAGGCAAATCGCTGGTCTTGAAGGTCGAGCAAGACAAGGACAGCATTGCCGGGGCAAACGTTGCGGTGATTGGGATCTTGGTTGCGTTGCTCCTACCGGCCGTGCAGCAGGCCCGCAGTGCCGCCCGACGCATGCAATCTTCCAACAACATGAAGCAAATTGGCTTGGCAATGCATAATTATCACGATACGTTTGGCAAGCTCCCGGCCCAGGCCTCGACCGACAAGGACGGAAAGAAGCTGCTATCGTGGCGTGTGCACATTCTGCCCTTTGTAGAACAACAAGCTCTTTACGAACAATTCCACCTGGACGAGCCTTGGGATAGCGAACACAACAAGAAGCTGATCGCCAACATGCCTGGCGTTTATCGCAATCCCAAGAGCAACGCTCCCGAAAATGAAACAACCTATTTGGTTCCGGTCGGCAAGGATCTGGCCTTTGAAGAACCAACCAAGGAAACTCGCGAAAAGTTCCCACTGGGAACCCGATTCGCTCAGTTTACCGACGGCCTTTCCAACACAGCCATGGCGGTTAATGTCGCCGACGAAGCTTCCGTGATCTGGACAAAGCCGGACGATCTGGAAGTCGACTTGCAGAATCCATGGAACCACCTGGACGATACCGCGCCAGAAGGCATTCAGGTTTTGTTCTGTGATGGATCGGTGCAAATGCTTTCGCCGAATACCACGGCAAAGTTCCTTCAGCTTTTGTTCCAACGAAACGACGGCCAACCGCTTCCGCGTTAA
- a CDS encoding DUF1559 domain-containing protein, whose translation MNAIRHAILVGFLSAMMAFPPSAIMAQPPATPVAESTIVGLPYVPDNAAVIAQLQVERLANSPVLWAYPTEVVEAFGKKYLGFNPMKVTGITYVMLPPEEGSKEFGMYGVVHTSETLTQETFFAGIAPLVESVKSSQEAQETFPGLKGKIFAIDGFPGETCAAHLLDEHTFLIGSETIVAELAKAGPQQHLTHPAQLLVDNSEGADFSAIMNNRVLLDSPTPQPANEQFLPVFEKVQMVRESTDSISVRVNLIESASAVLKLDAIDEDAAQRLEEFINASLDSLKARASFDAERDLQSDNPLEVAMGKYQLRSTTQLFDSLKPERKGKSLVLKYEQDPGSVAGANVAILAVMVALLLPAIQQAREAARRARATNNLRELGLGMHLFHDTMHRFPAQASTDSKGKKLLSWRVHLLPYLDQNDLYERFHLDEPWDSEHNKKLIQLMPDVYRSPDSAAPEFHTNYLVPVGKYMVFEEPNAPNQKTGRSFADILDGTSNTAMIVNVNDDASVIWTKPDDLEVDLGNVSKHLPKSQQQDTYILCCDARIRVVPPTAPDELLRLLFLRNDGKPIPR comes from the coding sequence ATGAATGCGATCCGTCACGCTATCCTGGTCGGCTTCCTTTCCGCCATGATGGCTTTCCCGCCATCGGCAATCATGGCGCAACCACCCGCGACTCCTGTTGCCGAGTCGACGATTGTCGGTTTGCCGTATGTCCCCGACAACGCTGCGGTGATTGCCCAACTTCAGGTCGAACGACTTGCCAATTCTCCAGTTCTGTGGGCCTACCCAACTGAAGTGGTCGAAGCATTCGGCAAAAAGTACCTCGGCTTCAATCCGATGAAGGTCACGGGGATCACGTACGTGATGCTACCTCCTGAGGAAGGCTCGAAAGAGTTCGGAATGTATGGTGTCGTCCACACATCCGAAACCCTCACTCAGGAAACGTTCTTCGCTGGGATTGCTCCGTTAGTCGAGAGCGTGAAATCAAGCCAAGAGGCTCAAGAAACCTTTCCTGGTCTGAAAGGCAAAATATTCGCCATCGATGGTTTTCCAGGCGAAACGTGCGCGGCCCATTTGCTGGATGAACATACCTTCTTGATTGGTAGCGAAACCATCGTTGCCGAACTCGCCAAGGCGGGACCACAGCAGCACCTGACACATCCTGCCCAACTGCTCGTAGACAACTCCGAAGGCGCGGACTTCTCGGCCATCATGAATAATAGGGTACTTCTCGATTCCCCTACTCCCCAACCAGCGAACGAGCAATTCCTGCCCGTCTTTGAAAAGGTTCAAATGGTGCGGGAGTCGACCGACTCGATCAGTGTTCGCGTTAATCTCATCGAGTCAGCCTCGGCTGTTTTGAAGTTGGACGCGATCGACGAAGATGCCGCCCAACGCTTAGAAGAGTTTATTAATGCGAGCTTGGATTCGTTGAAAGCACGCGCCAGTTTCGACGCGGAAAGGGATCTCCAGAGCGATAATCCTCTCGAAGTTGCCATGGGAAAATACCAATTGCGAAGTACCACGCAATTGTTTGACAGCTTGAAGCCAGAGCGAAAGGGTAAGTCGCTCGTTTTGAAGTACGAGCAAGATCCGGGGAGTGTCGCCGGCGCCAACGTCGCGATTTTGGCCGTAATGGTTGCTCTGCTCTTGCCTGCGATCCAACAGGCCCGCGAGGCAGCGCGACGAGCACGCGCGACCAATAACTTGCGCGAGCTTGGCCTCGGTATGCACTTATTTCACGATACGATGCATCGGTTTCCTGCCCAGGCCTCGACCGATTCGAAGGGCAAGAAGCTTTTATCGTGGCGTGTCCATCTACTTCCTTATCTCGACCAAAACGACCTGTACGAGCGGTTTCATTTGGATGAACCTTGGGATAGCGAACACAACAAAAAGCTGATCCAGTTGATGCCTGACGTTTACCGATCGCCAGACAGTGCTGCCCCCGAATTCCATACCAACTATCTAGTACCGGTTGGCAAATACATGGTCTTCGAGGAGCCAAACGCCCCCAACCAGAAAACGGGACGCAGCTTTGCCGATATATTGGATGGAACGTCGAACACGGCCATGATTGTCAACGTGAACGACGATGCTTCTGTGATCTGGACGAAACCGGACGATTTGGAAGTCGACCTCGGAAACGTCTCGAAACACCTCCCCAAGTCGCAGCAGCAAGACACCTATATCTTGTGCTGTGACGCCAGGATTCGCGTGGTACCACCAACCGCCCCGGATGAGCTTCTGCGACTGTTGTTTTTGCGTAATGACGGCAAACCGATACCTAGGTAA
- a CDS encoding threonine aldolase family protein: MKPSIDLRSDTVTQPSTAMRQFMAQAEVGDAVIDIDPTTERLERLTAEMLGKEAAIFMPSGSMTNQIAIRLHCQPGDEFICEENCHVYNYEQAAFAQLSGVVAKTLPGIQGVLSADQFEGTIRPINDHLVRTRLVCLENTHNRGSGKVQPFDTVQQITSWAHENGLTTHLDGARLFNAAVATGISVDKWSAMFDSVSVCFSKGLGAPVGSALAGPAEFIQKAKRARKLFGGGMRQSGIIAAGALFALQNNVERLAEDHEKATKLADAIREIDGLSLDVDPIDTNIVIFSIAPELGTAAQWQQSLAQRGVAVLATAPQKIRLVTHLDVSTSQVEAAIEVIKETSPAMA, encoded by the coding sequence ATGAAACCTTCCATTGACCTTCGCAGTGATACGGTTACCCAGCCCAGCACGGCCATGCGACAGTTCATGGCGCAGGCCGAAGTTGGGGACGCCGTGATCGATATCGATCCCACCACCGAGCGACTCGAACGGCTAACTGCCGAGATGCTGGGCAAAGAGGCCGCCATCTTCATGCCTTCAGGCAGCATGACGAATCAGATTGCGATCCGTCTCCACTGCCAGCCGGGCGACGAGTTTATCTGCGAAGAAAACTGCCACGTGTACAATTACGAGCAAGCCGCGTTCGCCCAGTTGAGCGGCGTGGTGGCAAAAACGTTACCGGGCATCCAGGGCGTACTCTCGGCGGATCAGTTTGAAGGTACGATTCGCCCGATCAACGACCACTTGGTTCGGACCCGCCTGGTTTGCCTGGAGAACACGCACAATCGTGGCTCGGGCAAAGTGCAGCCGTTTGATACCGTCCAGCAGATCACTTCTTGGGCGCATGAAAATGGCCTCACGACGCACTTAGACGGGGCTCGCTTGTTCAATGCGGCTGTTGCGACCGGAATCTCCGTCGACAAGTGGAGTGCGATGTTCGACTCGGTGAGCGTCTGCTTCAGCAAAGGGCTCGGGGCGCCCGTCGGAAGTGCGCTGGCAGGTCCGGCCGAGTTCATTCAAAAGGCCAAGCGCGCTCGCAAGCTGTTTGGCGGAGGCATGCGACAATCAGGCATCATCGCTGCTGGAGCCTTGTTCGCCCTGCAAAACAACGTCGAACGATTGGCCGAAGATCATGAGAAAGCGACCAAGCTGGCCGACGCCATTCGAGAAATCGATGGATTGAGTTTGGATGTCGACCCGATCGATACGAATATCGTCATCTTCAGCATCGCCCCCGAGTTGGGCACCGCTGCCCAGTGGCAACAATCGCTGGCCCAACGAGGTGTCGCTGTCCTGGCCACCGCGCCGCAGAAAATTCGATTGGTCACTCATCTTGACGTCAGCACGTCGCAAGTCGAAGCAGCGATTGAGGTTATCAAGGAAACCTCACCCGCCATGGCCTAG
- a CDS encoding serine/threonine protein kinase has product MTKETCKPLHDRYQQSSQNGDVKALATWLIKGGHLTPYQARVLLAGRPKILTIGEYQVSDRIDSGPLLGTLVATHQPTGHPVWLHPIAPEIQEDSVRYPIVQRMCELRSAAPHPHLIRCFQLREGSKRSHLVTEQLDGNLLAESRPGEGIQIPAPDCARLCRQAALGATQLHGQGMVVGDFSLDQLWLESTGNLKLLHLPVRPVEAIPWSDAEQAVRLEALANVAAPELQQAGAAPSKLSDLYALGAILFDLLTGKPLFEGTLAQKLQQHASAPIPTPPYIPADMMQILQYLLAKSPSGRYQSAGDVAEALRPFVDATQLSPPLAEAPSTMGNYLQHLAANSSPAAASPAPAATPQPPAAAPFPTAAPVPHPPGPPTPGQQPPIPQPVPPQAAPQSTPPQTAPFPGGATPPVPQPVAPTAAPVATPQPPIAVAVPVGPTTAEGGTGRASALTERIRKRKRQRKITSIVVLCFMVIATIVGGYYGYGIVFPADEVAKNDNPAPVQPEQNPSTDVPPEGEANPETVTPAGPPLVEDDGQTLWASPTSGEPIDLSGLPNDTRFALVVRTSELTMNPEGERILRGLGPQFAAVRGQLEGDLAIDFDTLESLTVGLGTSTNGGPPCLVAKLKESANLPSLWGNPTPVAGSVPPMYSVNGWTVMPIPGQEDKAFVAGSATVVKAVADQGVESPQLTRELEQLRRESDDQQTVNLLIDPQFLSTNTAQVFPGELSAVATPVQDFLGEGLRAVLFSGHTGDDLYLEMRMIGSLSLDPPSLAANMKEKIKSIARSLEESVMSVNPTPYWRRLATQFPSMVRFAYQNTRSGVENDQAMINCILPQAAGQNLVAASELLLAANTSGATALAGGNMPAAKTPETIEEKLASTMSISFPQNSLEFALRDIGEEAGIEVEINGTDLQLDGITRNKEIKDFHFDDKPAGEILAQLMVRANPEASPGPGTDVQKLIYVIHPMDGPEDAKKLLVTTRKAAERENYTLPDVFKIK; this is encoded by the coding sequence ATGACGAAAGAGACCTGCAAGCCGTTGCACGATCGGTATCAACAGTCCTCACAAAATGGGGACGTGAAGGCATTGGCCACATGGCTCATCAAAGGTGGCCATCTAACCCCTTACCAAGCCCGAGTGTTGTTGGCCGGTCGCCCGAAGATCCTTACCATCGGCGAATATCAAGTCTCCGATCGCATTGACTCCGGTCCGCTTCTCGGAACGTTGGTCGCCACCCATCAACCAACCGGGCACCCCGTGTGGTTGCATCCGATTGCCCCAGAGATTCAGGAAGATTCCGTCAGGTATCCAATCGTCCAACGGATGTGTGAGCTTCGTTCGGCGGCACCCCATCCTCACCTGATTCGCTGCTTCCAGCTTCGAGAAGGCTCGAAGCGTAGTCACTTGGTCACCGAACAGCTTGATGGAAACCTTCTCGCGGAAAGCCGTCCTGGTGAAGGGATTCAAATTCCAGCCCCCGATTGTGCTCGCCTTTGCCGCCAAGCTGCCCTCGGGGCGACCCAATTGCATGGTCAAGGAATGGTCGTTGGCGATTTCAGCCTCGATCAATTGTGGTTGGAATCGACGGGCAATTTGAAACTGTTGCATCTGCCCGTACGCCCAGTGGAAGCGATCCCGTGGTCCGATGCGGAACAAGCGGTTCGATTAGAAGCGTTGGCCAACGTTGCCGCCCCGGAATTGCAGCAAGCAGGCGCGGCACCTTCGAAGCTGAGTGACCTCTATGCGCTCGGGGCAATCTTGTTTGACTTGCTGACGGGTAAGCCGCTGTTCGAAGGAACACTCGCCCAGAAATTGCAGCAGCATGCTTCCGCGCCGATTCCCACGCCGCCGTACATCCCAGCTGACATGATGCAGATCTTGCAGTATTTGCTGGCAAAGTCACCATCTGGCCGTTACCAATCGGCGGGAGATGTCGCCGAAGCGTTGCGACCTTTTGTCGATGCGACGCAGTTGTCGCCACCATTGGCCGAAGCTCCGTCGACCATGGGAAATTACTTGCAGCACTTGGCAGCCAACAGCTCACCTGCTGCGGCGAGTCCAGCCCCAGCCGCAACGCCTCAACCACCCGCTGCGGCTCCCTTTCCGACGGCCGCTCCAGTGCCTCACCCCCCTGGACCACCAACCCCTGGTCAGCAGCCTCCGATTCCGCAGCCCGTGCCACCGCAAGCCGCTCCCCAATCGACCCCTCCTCAAACGGCTCCATTTCCCGGGGGAGCAACTCCGCCAGTTCCTCAACCCGTGGCTCCAACAGCAGCACCGGTCGCCACGCCTCAGCCGCCAATCGCGGTTGCGGTTCCCGTGGGACCAACCACCGCAGAGGGAGGAACGGGGCGTGCTTCGGCATTGACGGAACGCATCCGCAAGCGAAAACGCCAACGTAAAATCACCAGCATTGTGGTCTTATGCTTCATGGTGATCGCGACCATCGTCGGTGGGTATTATGGCTACGGCATCGTCTTTCCTGCCGACGAAGTCGCTAAAAACGATAATCCAGCTCCCGTTCAACCAGAACAAAACCCCAGTACCGATGTGCCGCCGGAAGGGGAAGCAAATCCAGAAACGGTAACGCCTGCTGGGCCACCATTGGTGGAAGACGACGGCCAAACGTTGTGGGCCTCGCCCACCTCCGGCGAACCTATTGATTTGAGCGGGTTACCCAACGACACACGTTTCGCTCTGGTCGTGCGTACGAGCGAACTGACGATGAACCCAGAGGGAGAACGAATTCTCCGTGGGCTCGGACCGCAATTCGCCGCCGTCCGTGGCCAACTCGAAGGAGACTTGGCCATCGACTTCGATACACTGGAAAGCTTGACGGTCGGTCTGGGGACTTCAACCAACGGCGGACCACCTTGCTTAGTAGCGAAGTTGAAAGAATCAGCTAACTTGCCTTCATTATGGGGTAACCCCACTCCGGTCGCTGGTAGCGTTCCGCCGATGTATTCGGTCAACGGTTGGACCGTAATGCCGATTCCCGGACAAGAAGACAAGGCGTTCGTCGCTGGTTCAGCCACCGTCGTAAAGGCTGTTGCCGATCAGGGCGTCGAGTCACCCCAGCTTACCCGCGAACTGGAACAACTTCGCCGAGAGTCCGACGATCAGCAAACGGTCAACTTGCTAATCGATCCCCAGTTTCTCAGCACGAACACAGCTCAGGTATTCCCGGGAGAACTCTCCGCAGTGGCTACCCCGGTTCAAGATTTTCTCGGCGAAGGCCTAAGGGCCGTTTTATTCAGCGGGCACACTGGCGATGACCTTTACCTCGAAATGCGCATGATTGGCTCACTTAGTCTTGATCCTCCGTCGCTGGCAGCGAACATGAAGGAGAAGATCAAGAGTATTGCAAGAAGCCTGGAAGAGTCGGTCATGTCGGTCAATCCAACCCCTTATTGGCGTCGACTGGCTACGCAGTTTCCAAGCATGGTACGCTTCGCTTACCAAAATACGCGCAGCGGTGTCGAGAATGATCAAGCGATGATCAACTGCATCTTGCCACAAGCTGCCGGCCAAAACCTGGTCGCGGCCTCCGAATTGCTGTTGGCCGCCAACACATCGGGTGCCACGGCCCTGGCGGGTGGCAACATGCCAGCGGCGAAAACACCCGAGACGATTGAGGAGAAATTGGCGAGTACGATGAGTATCTCGTTCCCTCAAAACTCGCTCGAGTTTGCCCTCCGCGACATTGGCGAGGAAGCTGGGATCGAAGTTGAGATCAATGGAACCGATCTGCAACTCGACGGCATTACGCGCAACAAGGAAATCAAGGATTTCCATTTCGACGACAAACCGGCGGGAGAGATCCTGGCTCAGTTAATGGTTCGGGCCAATCCCGAAGCTTCACCAGGACCAGGGACCGACGTTCAAAAACTGATTTATGTCATTCATCCCATGGATGGGCCAGAAGACGCCAAAAAGCTGTTGGTGACAACTCGCAAGGCAGCGGAACGAGAAAATTATACGCTGCCCGACGTGTTCAAAATCAAATAG
- the aroF gene encoding 3-deoxy-7-phosphoheptulonate synthase: protein MIIVMKRDATEELVQKAAEKVERMGLKAHVIVGTERTVIAAIGDKREEMRESLETVAGVSKVVPILAPYKVASLEVKPEPTLVKAGSLEVGNGKCGVIAGPCSVESEDQIVATAKAVKAAGATALRGGAFKPRTSPYSFQGLKEEGLKMLATAREETGLAVVTEVVASEDVELVAKYADVLQIGARNMQNYRLLEEVGRVDRAVLLKRGPSATIDELLLAAEYILNEGNTRVMLCERGIRTFESHTRFTLPLATVSYLHQKTHLPVVIDPSHGTGHAALVPDMCVAAVAIGADGIIVEVHPEPDQAMSDGYQSLDLPTFDATMRRCRAVANAIGIQCGAEV from the coding sequence ATGATCATTGTTATGAAACGGGACGCGACTGAAGAATTAGTCCAAAAGGCGGCCGAAAAGGTCGAACGCATGGGGCTGAAAGCCCACGTGATCGTCGGAACCGAGCGGACGGTGATTGCCGCGATCGGCGATAAACGAGAAGAGATGCGTGAATCGCTGGAAACGGTCGCCGGTGTATCCAAGGTGGTTCCGATCTTAGCGCCTTACAAGGTCGCTAGTTTGGAGGTGAAGCCCGAACCAACCTTGGTCAAAGCAGGCAGCTTAGAGGTTGGCAACGGCAAATGTGGTGTCATCGCCGGACCTTGTTCGGTCGAAAGTGAAGACCAGATCGTCGCCACCGCCAAGGCTGTCAAAGCAGCCGGAGCGACGGCGCTGCGGGGCGGGGCATTCAAACCGCGTACGAGTCCTTACTCGTTCCAAGGTTTGAAGGAGGAGGGCCTCAAAATGTTGGCCACCGCCCGAGAAGAAACAGGCTTAGCCGTGGTGACCGAAGTCGTAGCTTCGGAAGACGTGGAACTTGTTGCGAAGTACGCCGATGTCTTGCAAATTGGTGCCCGTAACATGCAAAACTACCGCTTACTGGAAGAGGTCGGACGGGTTGACCGGGCGGTTCTTCTGAAGCGAGGTCCTTCTGCCACCATCGACGAGTTGCTTCTCGCTGCTGAGTACATCCTGAATGAAGGCAACACCCGCGTCATGCTATGTGAACGCGGCATCCGTACTTTCGAGTCGCATACTCGCTTCACTCTTCCACTGGCAACCGTTTCTTACCTGCATCAAAAGACGCACTTGCCGGTCGTGATCGATCCAAGTCACGGCACGGGACACGCGGCACTGGTACCTGATATGTGCGTGGCCGCCGTAGCAATCGGTGCGGACGGGATTATCGTCGAAGTGCATCCTGAGCCAGATCAGGCAATGAGCGACGGTTACCAATCGCTCGATCTGCCAACGTTCGATGCCACCATGCGGCGCTGCCGTGCGGTTGCCAATGCAATTGGCATTCAGTGTGGCGCTGAAGTCTAA